One window from the genome of Pseudomonas fluorescens encodes:
- a CDS encoding DUF6632 domain-containing protein, whose amino-acid sequence MNDTQRLAALRIVLIVVGLIAVFAIWPLMILWPSGWTWHSGHSDYPLMIVGLYATLGVFLLRASRDPMRHLSLIWFTVWSSVVHGAIMAVQSFGVGMDGMSHYGHLLGDVPALFVVAAALAFFTPRGEKARLLAG is encoded by the coding sequence ATGAATGACACCCAACGACTCGCCGCGTTACGTATCGTTTTAATCGTTGTGGGGCTGATCGCCGTGTTCGCGATCTGGCCACTGATGATCCTGTGGCCGTCCGGTTGGACTTGGCACAGCGGCCATTCCGACTATCCGCTGATGATTGTCGGTCTCTACGCCACCCTGGGCGTATTCCTGCTGAGGGCTTCCCGTGATCCGATGAGGCACTTGAGCCTGATCTGGTTCACCGTATGGTCGAGCGTCGTGCACGGCGCGATCATGGCCGTGCAGTCCTTTGGTGTCGGTATGGACGGGATGAGCCATTACGGCCATCTGCTCGGCGACGTGCCCGCGCTGTTCGTCGTCGCGGCGGCGCTGGCGTTCTTCACGCCTCGGGGTGAGAAGGCGCGTTTATTGGCGGGCTGA
- the tadA gene encoding tRNA adenosine(34) deaminase TadA, which produces MRQIRPARIIDRSRDQDFMREALALAAQGAALGEVPVGAVLVQDGEIIGRGFNCPISGHDPSAHAEMVAIRAAAQAVSNYRLPGSTLYVTLEPCSMCAGLIVHSRIARVVYGALEPKAGIVQSQGQFFSQGFLNHRVMFEGGVLAEECSTVLSEFFKARRAKSSD; this is translated from the coding sequence ATGCGCCAGATTCGCCCCGCCAGAATCATCGACCGCAGTCGCGACCAGGACTTCATGCGCGAAGCCCTGGCCCTCGCCGCCCAAGGCGCCGCCCTGGGGGAAGTGCCGGTGGGCGCGGTGCTGGTGCAGGACGGCGAGATCATCGGGCGCGGCTTCAATTGCCCGATCAGCGGCCACGATCCCAGCGCCCATGCGGAAATGGTCGCCATCCGCGCCGCTGCCCAGGCGGTGAGCAATTATCGCCTGCCCGGCAGCACCCTGTATGTGACGCTGGAGCCGTGCAGCATGTGCGCAGGCCTCATCGTCCACTCGCGCATCGCCCGGGTCGTCTACGGCGCCCTGGAGCCCAAGGCCGGCATCGTGCAGAGCCAGGGGCAGTTTTTCAGCCAGGGTTTCCTGAACCATCGGGTGATGTTCGAGGGCGGGGTGTTGGCCGAGGAGTGCAGTACGGTGCTGAGTGAGTTCTTCAAGGCCCGAAGAGCCAAGTCTTCAGACTAA
- a CDS encoding multicopper oxidase family protein has translation MSFTRRQILGGLAGLVVVGVGAGGASRYWLGKRADAEAGHDYELIAAPLDVELVAGHKTQAWAFGPSAPGTELRVRQGEWLRVRFINHLPVATTIHWHGIRLPLEMDGVPYVSQLPVLPGEYFDYKFRVPDAGSYWYHPHVNSSEELGRGLVGPLIVEEREPTGFKYEQTLSLKSWHVDEQGQFVAFSIPREAARGGTAGRLATINGVPQAVIDLPAGQITRVRLLNLDNTLTYRINIPGVEAQIYALDGNPIEPRPLGKEYWLGPGMRICLAIKAPPAGEELSLRNGPVRLGTLRSVPNSDAPTQWPPALPANPVSEPDLANAQKLNFNFEWVGSVSVNVDNGKPPSLWQINGKAWDITDKTCADRPIATLKKGQSYIFELKNMTQYQHPIHLHGMSFKVIASNRHKVVPYFTDTYLLGKNERAQVALVADNPGVWMFHCHVIDHMETGLMAAIEVA, from the coding sequence ATGTCCTTTACCCGTCGCCAAATACTCGGTGGCCTGGCCGGTCTTGTTGTCGTTGGTGTGGGTGCAGGCGGTGCGTCGCGGTACTGGCTGGGCAAGCGGGCCGACGCCGAGGCCGGTCACGACTATGAACTGATCGCGGCGCCCCTGGACGTGGAACTGGTGGCCGGGCACAAGACCCAGGCCTGGGCGTTCGGCCCTTCGGCGCCGGGCACCGAGCTGCGGGTGCGCCAGGGCGAATGGTTGCGGGTGCGCTTCATCAACCATCTGCCGGTCGCCACCACCATCCACTGGCACGGGATCCGTTTGCCGTTGGAGATGGACGGCGTGCCATATGTCTCGCAACTACCGGTGCTGCCGGGCGAATATTTCGACTACAAATTCCGCGTGCCGGACGCCGGCAGTTACTGGTACCACCCCCACGTCAACAGCAGCGAAGAACTGGGACGTGGGCTGGTGGGACCGTTGATCGTCGAGGAACGTGAGCCGACCGGATTCAAGTATGAACAGACCCTGAGCCTCAAGAGCTGGCATGTGGACGAGCAAGGCCAGTTCGTGGCGTTCAGCATTCCCCGTGAGGCGGCGCGTGGTGGCACGGCCGGGCGGCTGGCGACCATCAACGGTGTGCCGCAGGCGGTGATCGACCTGCCGGCCGGGCAGATCACCCGGGTGCGTTTGCTCAACCTCGACAACACCCTGACTTACCGCATCAACATCCCAGGCGTTGAAGCGCAGATCTATGCGCTGGACGGCAACCCCATCGAACCGCGCCCGCTGGGCAAGGAATACTGGCTGGGCCCGGGCATGCGCATTTGCCTGGCGATCAAGGCGCCGCCGGCCGGTGAAGAATTGTCGTTGCGCAATGGTCCGGTGCGCCTGGGCACCTTGCGTTCGGTGCCCAACAGTGACGCACCGACCCAGTGGCCGCCGGCACTGCCAGCCAACCCGGTGTCCGAGCCGGACCTGGCCAATGCGCAGAAACTCAACTTCAATTTCGAATGGGTCGGCTCGGTGTCGGTCAATGTCGACAACGGCAAGCCGCCAAGCCTGTGGCAGATCAACGGCAAGGCCTGGGACATCACCGACAAGACTTGCGCCGACCGGCCGATCGCCACGCTGAAGAAAGGCCAGAGCTACATTTTCGAATTGAAGAACATGACCCAGTACCAGCACCCGATCCATTTGCACGGCATGAGCTTCAAGGTGATCGCGTCGAACCGGCACAAGGTCGTGCCGTACTTCACTGACACTTACTTGCTGGGCAAGAACGAACGGGCGCAGGTGGCGCTGGTGGCGGATAATCCAGGGGTGTGGATGTTCCACTGCCATGTGATCGACCACATGGAAACCGGCCTGATGGCCGCCATCGAGGTGGCGTGA
- a CDS encoding helix-turn-helix transcriptional regulator — MEYTFTLKYQLADDDCAADELVERLGEAGCDDALVGIGQPGRLALEFTREAPDAVKAVFSALSDVRRAVPSAKLIEVAPDLVGLTDVAEIVGVSRQNMRKLMLAHPSSFPTPVHEGSASIWHLADVLTWLQAKGSYSLTKSVLDVALVASQVNVAKEGRRLPSLAAKELEALVG, encoded by the coding sequence ATGGAATATACCTTTACCTTGAAATATCAGCTTGCTGACGATGACTGTGCCGCGGATGAGCTGGTCGAGCGGCTGGGTGAAGCTGGCTGTGACGATGCCCTGGTCGGCATTGGGCAGCCGGGGCGGCTGGCGCTTGAGTTCACTCGCGAGGCTCCCGATGCGGTCAAGGCGGTGTTTAGCGCTCTGAGCGACGTCCGCCGCGCGGTGCCGTCGGCCAAACTGATCGAGGTTGCCCCTGACTTGGTGGGCCTGACCGACGTAGCTGAGATCGTAGGTGTCTCACGGCAGAACATGCGCAAGCTGATGCTGGCTCATCCGAGCAGCTTCCCGACGCCGGTGCACGAGGGAAGTGCGTCTATCTGGCACTTGGCGGACGTTCTGACCTGGCTGCAGGCAAAGGGCAGCTATTCGCTTACCAAGAGCGTGCTGGACGTGGCCCTGGTGGCCTCCCAGGTCAACGTTGCGAAAGAGGGCCGACGGTTACCGAGCCTGGCTGCCAAAGAGTTGGAAGCTTTGGTTGGGTGA
- the cmoB gene encoding tRNA 5-methoxyuridine(34)/uridine 5-oxyacetic acid(34) synthase CmoB, translated as MIDLSPLARHLAGTPLADWAATLQTQLDSKMEKGHGDLERWQSALDALPVLQPTTVDLLNGLTLDTDCSDETRGQMRTALMGLSPWRKGPFDLFGVHVDTEWRSDWKWSRVAPHLDLAGKRILDVGCGNGYYMWRMLGAGADTVIGVDPNWLFFCQFQAVQRYLSQPNAWHLPFPFEALPAELEGFDTVFSMGVFYHRRSPIEHLLALKDCLVKGGELVLETLVIEGDEHQVLVPEDRYAQMRNVWFLPSVPALERWLRRAGFSDVRCVDVSLTTVEEQRSTEWMKYQSLSDFLDPADHSKTIEGLPAPMRAVIVARK; from the coding sequence ATGATCGATCTGTCCCCCCTCGCCCGCCATCTGGCCGGCACGCCCCTGGCCGATTGGGCCGCGACGCTGCAGACGCAACTCGACAGCAAGATGGAAAAGGGCCACGGCGACCTGGAGCGTTGGCAAAGCGCCCTCGATGCGCTGCCGGTTTTGCAACCCACCACCGTCGACCTGCTGAATGGCCTGACCCTCGACACCGATTGTTCCGACGAAACCCGTGGGCAAATGCGTACCGCGTTGATGGGCCTGTCACCATGGCGCAAAGGGCCTTTCGACCTGTTCGGCGTGCACGTGGACACCGAATGGCGCTCGGACTGGAAGTGGTCGCGGGTGGCTCCGCACCTGGATCTTGCGGGCAAGCGCATCCTCGATGTGGGCTGCGGCAACGGTTATTACATGTGGCGCATGCTCGGTGCCGGGGCGGACACGGTGATCGGCGTCGACCCCAACTGGCTGTTCTTCTGCCAGTTCCAGGCGGTACAGCGCTACCTGTCGCAGCCCAACGCCTGGCATTTGCCGTTCCCGTTCGAGGCCCTGCCAGCGGAACTGGAAGGCTTCGACACGGTGTTTTCCATGGGCGTGTTCTACCATCGCCGCTCGCCGATCGAACACTTGCTCGCCCTGAAGGATTGCCTGGTCAAGGGCGGCGAACTGGTGCTGGAAACCCTGGTGATCGAAGGCGACGAACACCAGGTGCTGGTGCCCGAGGACCGCTACGCGCAGATGCGCAACGTGTGGTTCCTGCCGTCGGTCCCGGCCCTGGAACGCTGGCTGCGCCGCGCCGGGTTCAGCGACGTGCGTTGCGTGGACGTGAGCCTGACGACCGTGGAAGAACAGCGCAGCACCGAGTGGATGAAGTATCAGTCATTGAGTGATTTCCTCGACCCCGCCGATCACAGCAAGACCATCGAGGGGCTGCCGGCGCCGATGCGGGCGGTGATTGTGGCGCGTAAATAA